CGCCGATCACGGCCAGGTCGGGCGAGCCGTCGCCGGTGAAGTCGCCGGTCGCGAGATCACGGCCGAAGTGGCCGGCCGCGCCGCCGACGGGCGTGAGGTTGGTGCCGCCGGACAGGCCGGACTTCGAGCCCCAGACGACGGTGACCGTGCCGCGGTAGTCGTCGCTGCCCACGTGCTCGAAGGGGTTGGCGACGACGAGGTCCGCGTAGCCGTCCTTGTTGAGGTCGGCGCTCGCGAGGGACGCGCCGAACTGGTCGTCCTCCTCCCCGGCTCCGGGGATGCCGGCGCTGTCCTGGTGGAGGAACTTCGGATGGGCGGTGTCGAGGCCGGTGGCGGTGCCGTACACGACGGTCACGGTGCCGCCCTCGCGGTCGACGTCGTTGTAGCCGCCGTAGGCGAGGTCCCGGCGGCCGTCGCCGTTGAAGTCGTCGTAGTGCCCCGCCACCGCCGCGGAGGCGGGGCCGGTGAGGAACACGGGGGTGACGCCGGTCGCCAGCAGGGCGGCGACCAGGGCGGTCGTGGCGGATCTGCGCATGATGTCTCCCTGGTCCGTCAGCCGGTGAGGCCGGCGCCGAACGCGCCGAAGGAGCGGGTCTGGCCGAGGCTGCCCGGGCCGAAGGCGCGGGCGCCGTCGGTCACGGGGCCGGTGGCCGAGCCGCGCAGGGCCGTGATCGAGCCGATGCCCTCGTCCTCGAAGCCGGCGGTGACGGTGAACTCGGCGCGGCCGTCCTTGGTGACGTCGGCCAGCAGGACGTCCGAGCCGAAGTAGTCCATGGCCTCGGCGGTGCCCGGGACACCGGCGGTGGCCTGGGTGAGGGTGCGGGCGCCGGTGCGCGAGACGCCCGAGGCCGAGCCGTTCATCAGGACCGTGGAACCGGAGTCCTCGAGAGTGCCGACGTCCTCGAAGATGACGCCGATGGCGAGGTCGCCGTAGCCGTCGCCGTTGGCGTCGCCGATGGAGACCGAGCTGCCGAAGCCGTCGTTCGCCTCGTCGACGCCGGGGACGCCGGTGGAGGCCTGGGTCAGCTCGGCCATGGGGGCGTCGCCGTTGACCGGGCCGCCCTCGGAGCCGCGGATGACGACGACCCGGCCGCCGAGGGAGCCGCTGTGGTCGTCGTCCTTCGTGAAGACGTTGCCGAGGGCGATCTCGTCGTAGCCGTCGCCGTCGATGTCGCCGAGCGCGAGGGAGGTGCCGCCGTTCAGGGGGCGGGGGAGCGAGGTGTCCGGGCCGGTCGGGGAGCCGAGGTAGGCGACGCCCTTGGACCAGCTGCCCGACTCGGCCGAGTCGAGGCGGACACGGTAGGTGAGGACCAGGTCCGACCGGCTGTCGCCGTTGGTGTCGCCCGCCTCCATGGCGTCGACGCTGTACACGGTCTCGGGCGTGGCGATCTTCTTCACGGCGCCGCTGGTGCCGGTGGTGGTGAAGGGGCCGCGCACGACGTAGACGTGGGACGAGTCGGTGCCGACGGCCAGGTCCGCCTTGCCGTCGCCGTCGAAGTCGCCCGCGGTCAGCAGCCGGCCCCAGTGGTCGTGCCCGGAGACCGCCGGGTCCTTGACCGAGGTGCCGTTCTTCAGGCCGCTCGCCGAGCCCCACAGCACGGTGACGGAGCCGCCGTCGCCGTCCGTGCCGACATCCTCGCCGGAGGAGCCGACGGCGAGGTCGGTGTAGCCGTCGCCGTTGAGGTCGGCCACGGCGAGGGCGTCACCGAAGGTGTCCTCGGCCTCGGCGGCACCGGGCACCCCGGCGGTGTTCTGGCTGACCACGGTCCGCTTGGCCGGGTCGAGGCCGGTGGCACCGCCGTAGACCACGGCGACGTAGCCGGCCATGCCCTTGCCGTCGACCTTGGCGTACGGGGCGGCGAAGGCGACGTCGCCGTAGCCGTCGCCGTTGAAGTCGGCCTTCGGGCCGGTGGTGGGCGCGGCGGTGGCCGCCGTCGCGGGCAGGGCGGTGAGCAGGCCGGTGGTGAGGGCCGTGGCCAGGAGGAGGGTGCGCTTGCGCATCTGTGGAGTCCCAGGTGTTGTCGTGATCAGGAGTTGAGTGCGGTGCCGTAGCCCGGCGTGCCGGCCGTGGAGACGCCGGTCGTGCCCGGGCCGAAGCTGACGGAGCCGGTGGCCGTCGGGCCGGTGGCGGTGGAGCGCAGGGACCAGACGGCGCCGTCGCCGGCGTTCTCGCCCGGCGCGGAGACGGACAGGTCGGCGCGGCGGTCGCCGGTGTGGTCGGTGAGGGTCACGCGGGCGCCGAAACGGTCGCCCTTCTCCGAACTCCCGGGTACACCCGCGGTGTTCTGGGTGTACGACGTCGCGCCCTTGGTGGTCAGGCCGGACGCCGAGCCGAACAGCACGGTGACGGCACCGGCGGCGGCGTTCTCACCGGCGGCGCCGATCGCCAGGTCGGCGAACCCGTCGCCGTTGACGTCGCCGAGCGAGACGCCGCTGCCGAAGCGGTCGCCCTGCTCGGAGGCGCCGGGCACACCGGGGGTGTCCTGGGTGAGGACGAGCGGGGCGCGGTTCGCGTCGAGGCCGCCGTCGGGTCCGCCGTGGACGACGGTGACCTTGCCGCCGAGGGCGCCCTCCGGGTCGGCGGACGTCTCCCGGTCGTTGCCCACGGCGATGTCGTCGTGGCCGTCGCCGTCGATGTCCCCGATGGCCGAGACGAGCCCGGCGGGTAGTCGCTCCAGCCAGTCGATGTAGTTGCCGATCTTCAGGTCGGCCAGGGCGGTGGTCGCGGCGCCGGTGTTCACGGCACGGCCGTGCAGGACCACCCGGGGGCGGCCGTCGCCGGTGACGTCGCCGGAGGAGAGGTGCGTGACGCCGTTCGAGGAGGACCACCAGTCGTTGGTGGAGCCCGAACCGCCGTTGGCCGTGCTCGTCCTGGTGATCGGGCCCTCCACGAGGGAGAGGGTGACCGGGCCGGTGGAGCCGACCGCGACGTCCACGTCCCCGTCGCCGTCGAAGTCGCCCGCGGCCAGCGTCTGGCCGTACCGGTCGTAGTCGGTGCTGAAGAAGCTGAACAGTGAACGGGCACCGGACAGGCCGGACTTGGAGCCCCAGACGATGGTGACCGTGCCGTCGTTGTTGTCGCTTCCGTCCTCGCCGGGCGTGCCGATCAGCAGGTCGGCGTACCCGTCGGTGTTGAGGTCGGCGGAGGCGAGCGCGGAGCCGAAGGCGTCGTCGGCCTCGGCGGCACCGGGCAGTCCGGCCGTGTTCTGGGTCAGGAGCGTGCGCGTGGAGCTCTTCGGACCGCTGGCGCTGCCGTAGACCACCGACACGGCACCTGCCCTCGCCTGCCCGGCGACGGTGGCGCCCGGCGCGCCGATCGCGAGGTCGGTGCGGCCGTCGCCGTTGAAGTCGTAGGGGGCGGCGGGGGTCGCGGCGTGCGCGGCCGGGGCGGAGAGGGTGAGGGCGAGCGGGGTCAGGGCCGCCGCGAGGACGGCGGCGGTGATACGGGTGCGCATGGGTGTACGTGCCTCACAGAGGAGTTGGCGGTCCGTCACTGGGCGACGGGCCGTCACAGGGCGGCGGGGCGTCACAGGGCGGCGGGGCATGGGCGGCGGGGCGTCACTGGGCGACGACGGAACCGAGGCTGCCGTCCTTGAGGGAGACGGCGGTGGTGGTGATGCCCTGAGCTCCGCTCGTGGTCAGGCCGGAGGCGGAGCCGCGCAGGGTCCACAGGCCGCCCGTGGAGTTCTCGCCGTCGACGCCGATCACCAGGTCCGCCTTGCCGTCCTTGGTCACGTCGGTCAGGCCGACCGCGGAACCGAAACGGTCCCAGGACTCGGCGGAGCCCGGCACACCGGCGGTGTCCTGGGTGTACGACTTCACTCCGCTGCCGGTCTTCAGGCCGGAGGCGGAGCCGAACAGCACGGTCACCGAGCCCGCGTCCTTCGCCGAGCCGACGTCCTCGCCCGCGGCGGAGACGACGACGTCGGCGTACCCGTCGCCGTTGATGTCGCCGGTGGTCACCGCCGAGCCGAAACCGTCGTCGGCCTCGCCCGCGCCGGGCACGCCCGGGGTGTCCTGGTGGACGACGGTCGGCTGCTGCGCCGGGTCGGGGCCGTTCGGGCCGCCGTACCAGACGGTGATCTGCCCGCCCTTGTGGCCGCCGGGCTTGAGGTCGTACGGGTCCGTGTAGTCGCCGAGGACGAGGTCGCCGTAGCCGTCGCGGTTGATGTCGCCGATCGAACCGGGGTAGCCGTCGGCGCCCGGCAGCTCGGCCATCTTGTACGTCGTGCCGGTCCAGCGGAAGTAGTTGATCTGGCCGCCGGTGTCGCCGTCCACGTTGAACGGGTAGACGCGCTCGGCCGCGCCGTCGCCGGTCATGTCACCCGCGATCACCTCGTACGTCGTGCCGAGCTCACCGACGACGGAGTGGCTCGACGGGCCGCCGGTGCGGGTGAAGGGGCCCCGGTAGATGCGGGTGTGGGTCTGGCCGGTGAGCGTGACGTCCGTGTCGCCGTCACCGTCGAAGTCGCCGGTCGCGATGCCCCGGGAGAAGCCGCCGTACTCGGACAGCGAGGTCGGCTGCGGCAGACCCTTGCCGCTGGTCAGGCCCGACGTGCTGCCCCACAGGATCGTGCCGGAGCCGATGCCGTCCCGGTCGCCGATGCTCTCACCGGTGGCGCCGACGACGAGGTCGGAGTAGCCGTCCCTGTCCAGGTCGCCGGTGGCCAGGGCGGCGCCGAACACGTCGCCCGACTCGGCGGTGCCGGGCACACCCGGGGAGTTCTGGGTGATGACGGCCTTGCGGGCGGCCGACACACCGGACGCCGAGCCGTACAGCACGACGACCGCGCCGGCGCAGGACGCCGAGCCGACGTTGGAGCAGGGGGCGCCGGCCGCGACGTCCCGGTACCCGTCGCCGTTGAAGTCCCCGGCGAGACCCGAGGGCGCGGCGGCGGCCGGGGTGATGGTGAGCAGGCCGGTGGTGAGCGTGGCGGCCAGGAGAAGGGTGCGCTTGCGCAAGAGGGGGCTCCGGGTGGGGAAGGGGCCGGGACCTGGAAGGCCCGGTCCCGGGGGGCGGGGGTGGCTCAGTCGGCGAAGATGGCGCCGAAGTTCGGATAGCCCCTCGTCGAGACGCCCGAGGTGCTGGGGGAGACGGTGCGCGAACCCGTGGCGGTGATCTTCGTGCCGCTGGACGGCAGGTACAGGACCGCGCCGTTGCCGTCGTTCTCGTACGAGCCGGCCAGCAGGTCGGCCCGGCCGTCGCCGGTGACGTCGTCGAGCTTGACGTCGGTGCCGAGGAAGTCGCCCTTCTCGTCCGAGCCGGGGACGCCCGCGGTGCTCTGCGCGAAGGACTGGGTGCCGGAGGAGGTGTTGATGCCCGAGGCCGAGCCGTACAGCACCACGAGCTGGCCGGCGTCCGCGACCGACCCGATGTCCTCGCCCGCGACGCCGACCACGAGGTCCTGGTAGCCGTCGCCGTTGACGTCGCCCGCGGTGAGGTTGAGCGGGCCGGACCCGTCACCCGACGCCTGGACCGGCGCCTTGACGCTGTACCGGCCCTTGACCGCGGTGCCGGAGGCGCTGATGCCGCCCTTGTAGACGTGGACGACGTTGGAGGTGGTGCCGACGGCCAGGTCCGCCTTGCCGTCGCCGTCGAAGTCGCCGGCGGCGAGGTTCCTGCCCCACCGGTCGTGCTGGGTGGGGGCCGCGTCCGCGATGGAGACGCCCTTGCCGGTGATGCCCTGCGCCGAGCCCCACAGGACCGCGACACCGCCGCCGTCCTTGTCGCTGCCGACGTCCTCCAGCGGGGAGGAGACGGCGAGGTCGTCGTAGCCGTCGCCGTTGAAGTCGGCGTAGGCGCTGTCGGCGCCGAACACGTCACCGCTCTCGGCCGTGCCCGGGGTGCCGGTGGTGTTCTGGCTGATCACGGACCGCTTTGCGGAGGACACCCCGGTCTTCGTGCCGTACAGGACGACGAGCTGACCGGCGTCCTGCTTCCCGCTCACGTACGCGCCGGACGCGGAGAACGCCACGTCGCCGATGCCGTCGTTGTCGAAGTCGGACTGCGGGGCCCGCGTCGGGTCCGCGGCCGTCGCCGTTCCGGCCGTGGCCGCGAGCAGCGTGCCGGTGAGGGCGGCCGCGGCGGCGGTCGCCAGGGCGAGGCGCAGGCGGGGGCGCCGGAACGGGTGCGCGTGCGGGTACGCGTGCGCGTGCGGGCGCCCGGAGGGGCGCTCGTGCTGATGCATGCGAGGTCTCCTGCTGCATGCGGGGATGCCTGGCGGACATCCACAGTCGATGGAGGGCCGGACTGTCCGTGTTCGCCGGGAGTTGTCCGGACGTTCACGGTGGTCGGCGATCAGGAGACCGGTGCGGGGGCGTAAGGGTTGTACGTGAGTTCGGTTAATTTCCGAGGCCGCTGGGAGGCAGGGTTCGAGCCACTCGGCGAGGTGGGGTTCGAGCCACTCGGCGAGGCCGGGGCCGAGTTCCCGCCGGCGGCCTTCCACGCGATCCGGAGCGCCTCGGCGACATGAGCGCTTGTGCCGGCTGGGGCCGGCCGGCCCCGGAGCACGGTCGTGCCCCGGACCGGTCGTGGTCCGGGGCACGAGGGGCCTGCACGGTTCTCAGCCGGGGCCTGGTTGCCGCCGGGTTTCGCCGGCGACCTGCTGCCCGGAGTCGCGTGCCTGCTCGGCTACCTGGCCGGCCTGGCCGCGGGCCTCCTCCTGTGTGGTGCGGGCGGCCTCCGCGGCGGTGTCCTTCACCTCCTGCGCCGCACCCTGGGCGACCTCCTTGGCCCCCTCCTTCAGGTTCTGCGCGGACTCCTGGGCGGCCTGCTTCACCGGTTCCAGCGCCTCGCCGCCGCGTTGCATCAGGTCGGTGGCCCTCTCCTGCTCCGCCTGGGAGACGGGCAGCATCGAGGCCGCCAGCAGGCCGACGCCGAAGGCGATCAGACCGGCGGCCAGCGGGTTGCCCTGGGTCCGGCGTATCGCCTGTTCCGGAGCCTGCCGTACGGCCTCACCGGCCTGACCGGCCGCCTCACGCGCGGTGTCGGCCGCCTGCTGGGTGCCCTCCTGCAGCGATCCGGCCATCGACTGCGCGCTGCCGGTCACGCCCTGGGCGGTCTGTGAGGCGGATCCCATGACCCGTTCCCGCAGGCCCGAGGCGGTGCCGCGCATCCTGCGAGTGCGGCGACGGGCAATACGCCGAGGGCTGGTCCGGTCCGCGAGCCGGTCCATGTCGGCGGACAAGCGGTCCCGCGTGGCGGTGATCTCGGCCCTCATCTGGTCGGGTGACGTGCCCATTGCGCATTCTCCTTCAGCGTCTCGACTGTCTGCTCGGGCTTGGGTGCCACGGTGCGCATCCGGGCACGGCCGAGTGCGTACAGCACCGCCGCGACCACGGCCCACACCGCGGTGACGATCAGGGCGGCCCAGCCTCCGTCCATCACGTTGGCCAGGCCCAGCACTGCGGCCAGTGACAGGAACAGCAGAACCATGTAGCCGGCGAACCCCGCGCCGCCGTACATGCCTGCCGCCTTGCCCGCTTTCGTCGCCTCCTGCTTGACCTCGGTCTTCGCCAGTTCGACCTCCTGCCGGAACAGGGTCTGGACGTCGGAGGTCACGGCGGACAGCAGCTCGCCCACCGAGGGGTCCCCACCCCGCGTCTCCACTTGGCGGGACTGGATCAAGGCCATCTCTCACACCTCCGGGTACGGACGCGCCGACGTTCCGCCCGGGGGCATGCCGACGGACGGCTGCATCTCCGGTGGGGGACCGGACGGCAGCGCCGTGGGCTGCCCCTCGGCCGGCACCTCAGACCGCTGTGTGCGCTCAGGGGCCCCGTCGGAACGCTCAGGGGACCCGTCGGACTTCCCCGCCGCCTTCACCAGCCGTCCGACGGCCAGCCCGGCCAGCAGCGCGCCGCCCAGGAACATGCCGGGGCGCCGGCGGGCGAAGTCCTGCACATCGGTGAGGGCGCCTTCGGCTCCCTGCTCGTCCAGATAGTCGGCCGCCCGGTGCCCGCCGTCGGCCGCCTGAGCCGCGAGGCCACGGGCAGGGGAGCCGCTCCGGGCGTTCTCCGCCAGCCCGGCCAGGTCGTCCGCCCACTGGCGCAGCGAGCCGGCCGCGCGCCTGGTCTGCTCCTCGACCTCGTGCATCGCACGGCCCCGCAGGTCCTGCGCGACCGCGCCGGCCTGCTGCCGGGCCTCGCCCGCCACGGCCTTGGCCTGGTCCACGGCGGTACCCGCGACCTCTCCGGCGGCCTGCCTGGCCTGATCGGTGGTGGCCGACGCCTCCGCTCTGGCCGTCTCCCCGGTCTGCCGCAACCTCGTCGTTCCGCCCTGCGCTGCGTCGCTCATCAGCCACTCCTCCTCACAAGATCACTTCACTTGTGGTCCGCTATGTACGCGAGTGACTATTTCGTTCCTGTTCACACACTTAAAGGGCGATTTATCGAGATTGATTGCTGGGCACCTCGGAAGCCGGCCGTGGGTCCGAAGCCATGGCCGTGGGCACTCCGCGGCGATGACGGCCCCCGCCTGGGAAGCTACTGATCATGACAATCCCGTTACCACCGCATCCCACCGGTCTCCCTTACCACCGCATGGGCCACAGCACAGGGCGACACCGCTGGTGGCGGCCGGTGCTCGGCACTCTGCTGGCTCTTGGTGTCTACGTCGTACTCGTCGTCTTGCTGATCGCCCTCTCCTACGGCTTCGGGGCAGCGGCCGGACTCCGTGAACTGCCGGAGGGTGGCCACGACTTCGGCCCGCTCGTCAACACGGCCCTCGACCTGACCTTCATCGCGGTCGCCCTGCCCTTGATGCTGCTGGCCGTGTGGTGGCCGGGGCGGCGCCCGCCCGGCACCCTGTCGTCGGTCGACGGACGGCTGCGGTGGCGCTGGCTGGTCCGGTGCCTGCTCGTCGCGGTGCTCCCCGTGGCCCTGCTGGCAGTGTCCGCCGTCTTCCTGCCCGACAGCGGAAGCGGCTCGGGGGAGTCCGTCGTATGGGTGGGCTGGCGATCGTTCCTCACCTCGCTGGTCGTGCTGGCCGTGTTCGTCCCGGTGCAGGCCGCGGCCGAGGAGTACGTCTTCCGGGGCTGGCTGACGCAGGCGGTCGGCGCCTTCGTCCGTTCTCCGTGGTTCGCGGTGATCCCGCAGGCCGTACTGTTCGCCGCCGCCCACGGCTGGGGCACCAGGTGGGGCTTCCTCGGCCTGCTGGTCTTCGGTCTGGTCTGCGGTGGGCTGACCATCCGTACCGGCGGCCTGGAGGCGGCCGTCGCTCTGCACGCCCTGAACAACCTGATGGCCTTCGGCGTAGCCGCCGCGATCGTCGACGGGCTGTCGTCCGATGAGACCGCTGCCGACTCACCCTGGCAACTCGCCCTCGTGGACATGGCAACGACCCTGCTCTACGCCGCACTCGTGCTGTGGCTCGCCCGGCGCCACCGGCCACAGCGATTCTCACCGCCGGTGTCCGAATCCGCCCCACCTCCATGGGATGTCAGGCCTCCGGCTGGGGCGAGATTCACGGATCCGGCTTGATCCTCACGTTGCGTGAGGCTGGAGAGTGGGGCGCATGAGCGACTACTACGACGCGTTCGAGATGAGTCCCGTGCCCGCTCCCGGCCCGGACGCGGTTCCGCCGGAGCCCTTCCGCGGCATCTATGGGATGCCCGCGTTCGTGACGATCCCCACGAGCGATCTGGCGGCGTCGGTGGACTTCTGGGTACGTGGGCTCGGGTTCATCGAGCTGTTCAGCATCCCCGGCAGCGTCGTGCATCTGCGCCGGTGGGCGTTCCAGGACGTCCTCCTCGTCCCGGCGGCGAGCGTTCCGGAGCAGGCGCCGGCGATGAGCGTGAGTTTCGCGTGCGTCCTCAGCCAGATCGACTCCCTTGCCGAGGCATGTCGTGCGTTGCGCCCGAACTCGGTCGACGGTCCACGGGACACTCCCTGGACCACCCGCGATGTGGAGGTGATCACCCCCGAGAACGCCCGGGTCGTCTTCACTGCGGCGAAGCCCTTCGACCCGGCCAGTCAGGAGGCGCGGAACCTTGCAGCCGTCGGGATCACCCCACCGGGTTTCGCTCGCGGCGACAATGAGGATCATGCCTGATGCCACTGGCGCCGATGGCCTGACGGCTGGTCAGGTCTCGGCGCGCATGGGCGTGACAGTCCGAGCGCTGCACCACTGGGACGGGACCGGCCGGCGCGACCGTCGCCGCGCACGGCTGCCGGATACCGGTTCTCACCGCTGGTGACCTGGAACGCCTGCACCGCATCGTCGTCTGCCGTGAACTCGGTCTCGGCCTGTTTGGCTCGACTGCGCTGCCGGCCTGGCCGAGTCCTTGCTGTTCCCGCGAGCGTGGGAACGCCACGCCTCCGGTTCTGGGCTGGCGACTGTCGAAGTACGCGGCCGGCCGTTGGAGCCTGTCATTGCCAGACGCGATGCAAGGAACCCCCTCCCCGGTCTTCAATTCCTGACTCTTCAGCATTCGGTATTTCTTCAGGTAACGCGATTCGAAAGCCTGGCCGTGATCACTGACTCGACCGCACTGCAGGCAGCAGTCCTGTCTGGCATTGGCCGTGGATGCGCCTACGGCTTAGGCCTGCTGTGTCTCAGGAAAGCCGACGCTGATGTCTTCCCGATACGGCACGCACCAGAGAGCTGCACTACGAACGCACCAGATCCCGGGCAGAGCGCACGAGTCGCCTTGCGTGACCGGTTTCAACACGAGTCTCCATCCATCAGGTCCGCTGAGGAAGCCTCGGCTCCAAAATGTCGATGGCCTCCGCCCAACGGAAGCGATCCGCGCCACCGCCTGCCTTGGGACGGTGAGGTTCGTAGGAGCCGACAAGGACTCCCATCTCACGCAGTTGTTCCAGACTCCGCTGGTAGGCGGGGTGCGCAGCCTGGGCGGCGTTCACGTAGGGGAGTGCGACTGTAGGGATGCCCATGCCGTATGCCTCGCACAGGATCCCCAGGGCGAGAGTGTCCGAGATGCCCGCAGCCCACTTGTTGATCGTGTTGAAGGTCGCCGGGGCGACCGCGATGACGTCGGCGGGTGGCAGCGGGCGGGTCTCGCCGGGCGTGCGCCAGGCGTAGCGGATCGGGTAGCCGGTCTGGGACTCGATCGCCTCTGCGTCCAGGAAGCCGAGGCCTTGAGGAGTGGCGATGACGCCTACGTCCCAGTTCCGTTCCTGCGCGTGAGTAATCAGTTTGCCGACATCGCCGGCGACTCCGGCCGCGCACACGACGACGTACAGGAAGGGCTTCTTGCCCTGCACGTTGGACTCGGTCACGCGGGGACTCCTAGTCGGTGGCTGAAGCGGTGCAGTTCCGGGAGGGTACGTCGGTGGTCACGGGCAGCCATGTCGGCTGCCAGGTGGCGGATGGCGGGGCGGCGTACGTCCTGAGCCGCACACGATTCCGCCATGCGCAGTGCCTGGTAACCATCGGCGAGGCGTCCCAGCTGGCTGTGGGCGCGAGCGGTCTCCACCCACAGGGCCGCCCGCCGTTCCGGTACGGGGATCGGGCGGTTTGTGAGGGGCCGGGCTGCCTGAAGAGCAAGTCCTGCATCTCCGAGAGCCACCAGTGCACTGACCTCGTGCAGGGCGACGTTGGTCTGGCAGAAGTTGGCCCATGCGTCGGGCTGGTTGAGTGTCACGTATCGAGCGACTTCTTTGGCCTCTGTGAGGAATTCCGCCGTAGAGGCACGGTCGCCGCCTCTGCTCGATGCGGTGACTCCGCGGAGCAGTAACAGCCCTACTGCGGCGAGGTATTTCGGTGAGCGCCGATCGTACGAGCCCGACAACTGGTCGGCAGTGTGACGGACGAGGGTGACGGCTTGAGCGGTGTGCTTCTCTCGGGCAAGGACGTGGGTTTGGACACGGACGCTGGAGGCCAGGACGACGGGGTCACCTGAGCGTTCGGCCTCGGCCATCGCTCGGCCGACAGCGAGCCAGGCGCTTCCTTGGTCGTGCTGTTTGAGTAGGAGGCTCGTAGCGGTCTGATAGGCCGTTGCGAGCAGACCGGACAGCGTTGGAGCGTCGATCTTGCCGTCGTCGGAGGCACACCGGAGGTCAGCGATCAATCCAGGCAGGACGCGCTCCAACGTGGCGTAGTCGCAGGTGTGGAACAGCCGACGGGTCGCACCTACCCGGTTCCGTAGGGAAGCGACGTCCGACGCAGCCCGGGGAACAGAGGCGGCCGCGAGAGTTGGTCCAGGCAGCAAAGCCTGGACGAGGGCATCGCGTATAGCGGCGGGCGAGGACGCTGCCCCCAGTGCCGTGATGCCGGCGGCGAGGAACGTACGGCGGTGCACCCCTTCCGGCTCGGCAACTGCGGTGGTACGGGAGGACGGCGCGGGAGCTAGCCCCAACTTGTGGGGCGGGATCCCCAGTTCCTGCGCCATGGCCCGGAGGACGCGCATGTCATCGGTGCCCCTGCCGCTCT
This region of Streptomyces caelestis genomic DNA includes:
- a CDS encoding helix-turn-helix domain-containing protein, with the protein product MAEAHESPRRIGEVIRQARVLQRRSQKNVAAALGYHQSKVSRLESGRGTDDMRVLRAMAQELGIPPHKLGLAPAPSSRTTAVAEPEGVHRRTFLAAGITALGAASSPAAIRDALVQALLPGPTLAAASVPRAASDVASLRNRVGATRRLFHTCDYATLERVLPGLIADLRCASDDGKIDAPTLSGLLATAYQTATSLLLKQHDQGSAWLAVGRAMAEAERSGDPVVLASSVRVQTHVLAREKHTAQAVTLVRHTADQLSGSYDRRSPKYLAAVGLLLLRGVTASSRGGDRASTAEFLTEAKEVARYVTLNQPDAWANFCQTNVALHEVSALVALGDAGLALQAARPLTNRPIPVPERRAALWVETARAHSQLGRLADGYQALRMAESCAAQDVRRPAIRHLAADMAARDHRRTLPELHRFSHRLGVPA